One genomic region from Balaenoptera acutorostrata chromosome 1, mBalAcu1.1, whole genome shotgun sequence encodes:
- the MASP2 gene encoding mannan-binding lectin serine protease 2 isoform X4 → MGSVPRMPGAGRLGAGPAVGQTDQRLLVMLGLLWGSAAATSSGPQWPKPVFGRLASPGFPGKYANNQKQRWALTAPPGYRLRLYFTHFHLEPSYLCEYDFVKLSAGPTVLATLCGSESTDTERAPGNDTFYSPGSSLDVTFRSDYSNEKPFAGFEAFYSAEDIDECQVPPGEAPPCEHHCHNHLGGFYCSCRMGYVLHRNKHTCSALCSGQVFTARSGVLSSPGYPQPYPKLSSCTYSIRLEEGFRVTLDFVESFDVESHPETQCPYDSLKIQTDKEEYGPFCGKTLPHRIETKSNTVTITFATDQSGDHTGWKIHYNSTGQIRPERPRLCLLRVGLRTSARLLAPEIICCSLSDRWILGQTDARVQHC, encoded by the exons ATGGGGTCTGTTCCCAGAATGCCAGGGGCAGGGCGGCTGGGGGCAGGGCCGGCCGTTGGACAAACAGATCAAAG GCTGCTGGTCATGCTGGGCCTGCTGTGGGGCTCGGCAGCCGCCACGTCCTCGGGCCCGCAGTGGCCCAAGCCCGTGTTCGGGCGCCTGGCATCTCCTGGCTTCCCAGGCAAGTATGCCAACAACCAGAAGCAGCGCTGGGCCCTGACGGCGCCCCCCGGCTACCGCCTGCGCCTCTACTTCACTCACTTCCACCTGGAGCCCTCCTACCTCTGCGAGTACGACTTCGTCAAG CTGAGCGCGGGGCCCACGGTGCTGGCCACGCTGTGCGGGTCGGAGAGCACGGACACGGAGCGGGCGCCCGGCAACGACACCTTCTACTCTCCGGGCTCCAGCCTCGATGTCACCTTCCGCTCCGACTACTCCAACGAGAAGCCGTTCGCGGGCTTCGAGGCCTTCTACTCAGCAGAGG ACATCGACGAGTGCCAGGTGCCCCCAGGAGAGGCCCCCCCCTGCGAGCACCACTGCCACAATCACCTGGGTGGCTTCTACTGCTCCTGCCGTATGGGCTACGTTCTCCACAGGAACAAGCACACTTGCTCAG ccctgtgcTCAGGCCAGGTCTTCACCGCCCGGTCTGGGGTGCTCAGCAGCCCTGGATACCCTCAGCCGTACCCCAAACTCTCCAGCTGCACCTACAGCATCCGCCTGGAGGAGGGGTTCCGTGTCACCCTGGACTTCGTGGAGTCCTTTGACGTGGAGTCGCACCCTGAGACCCAGTGCCCCTACGACTCCCTGAAG ATTCAAACAGACAAGGAGGAATATGGCCCATTTTGTGGGAAGACGTTGCCGCACAGGATTGAAACCAAGAGCAACACAGTGACCATCACCTTTGCCACCGATCAGTCGGGGGACCACACGGGCTGGAAGATCCACTACAACAGCACAG GCCAAATACGTCCTGAAAGACCACGTCTTTGTCTTTTGCGAGTCGGGCTACGAACTTCTGCAA
- the MASP2 gene encoding mannan-binding lectin serine protease 2 isoform X5: MGSVPRMPGAGRLGAGPAVGQTDQRLLVMLGLLWGSAAATSSGPQWPKPVFGRLASPGFPGKYANNQKQRWALTAPPGYRLRLYFTHFHLEPSYLCEYDFVKLSAGPTVLATLCGSESTDTERAPGNDTFYSPGSSLDVTFRSDYSNEKPFAGFEAFYSAEDIDECQVPPGEAPPCEHHCHNHLGGFYCSCRMGYVLHRNKHTCSDSNRQGGIWPILWEDVAAQD; encoded by the exons ATGGGGTCTGTTCCCAGAATGCCAGGGGCAGGGCGGCTGGGGGCAGGGCCGGCCGTTGGACAAACAGATCAAAG GCTGCTGGTCATGCTGGGCCTGCTGTGGGGCTCGGCAGCCGCCACGTCCTCGGGCCCGCAGTGGCCCAAGCCCGTGTTCGGGCGCCTGGCATCTCCTGGCTTCCCAGGCAAGTATGCCAACAACCAGAAGCAGCGCTGGGCCCTGACGGCGCCCCCCGGCTACCGCCTGCGCCTCTACTTCACTCACTTCCACCTGGAGCCCTCCTACCTCTGCGAGTACGACTTCGTCAAG CTGAGCGCGGGGCCCACGGTGCTGGCCACGCTGTGCGGGTCGGAGAGCACGGACACGGAGCGGGCGCCCGGCAACGACACCTTCTACTCTCCGGGCTCCAGCCTCGATGTCACCTTCCGCTCCGACTACTCCAACGAGAAGCCGTTCGCGGGCTTCGAGGCCTTCTACTCAGCAGAGG ACATCGACGAGTGCCAGGTGCCCCCAGGAGAGGCCCCCCCCTGCGAGCACCACTGCCACAATCACCTGGGTGGCTTCTACTGCTCCTGCCGTATGGGCTACGTTCTCCACAGGAACAAGCACACTTGCTCAG ATTCAAACAGACAAGGAGGAATATGGCCCATTTTGTGGGAAGACGTTGCCGCACAGGATTGA
- the MASP2 gene encoding mannan-binding lectin serine protease 2 isoform X6 — MGSVPRMPGAGRLGAGPAVGQTDQRLLVMLGLLWGSAAATSSGPQWPKPVFGRLASPGFPGKYANNQKQRWALTAPPGYRLRLYFTHFHLEPSYLCEYDFVKLSAGPTVLATLCGSESTDTERAPGNDTFYSPGSSLDVTFRSDYSNEKPFAGFEAFYSAEDIDECQVPPGEAPPCEHHCHNHLGGFYCSCRMGYVLHRNKHTCSEQSL; from the exons ATGGGGTCTGTTCCCAGAATGCCAGGGGCAGGGCGGCTGGGGGCAGGGCCGGCCGTTGGACAAACAGATCAAAG GCTGCTGGTCATGCTGGGCCTGCTGTGGGGCTCGGCAGCCGCCACGTCCTCGGGCCCGCAGTGGCCCAAGCCCGTGTTCGGGCGCCTGGCATCTCCTGGCTTCCCAGGCAAGTATGCCAACAACCAGAAGCAGCGCTGGGCCCTGACGGCGCCCCCCGGCTACCGCCTGCGCCTCTACTTCACTCACTTCCACCTGGAGCCCTCCTACCTCTGCGAGTACGACTTCGTCAAG CTGAGCGCGGGGCCCACGGTGCTGGCCACGCTGTGCGGGTCGGAGAGCACGGACACGGAGCGGGCGCCCGGCAACGACACCTTCTACTCTCCGGGCTCCAGCCTCGATGTCACCTTCCGCTCCGACTACTCCAACGAGAAGCCGTTCGCGGGCTTCGAGGCCTTCTACTCAGCAGAGG ACATCGACGAGTGCCAGGTGCCCCCAGGAGAGGCCCCCCCCTGCGAGCACCACTGCCACAATCACCTGGGTGGCTTCTACTGCTCCTGCCGTATGGGCTACGTTCTCCACAGGAACAAGCACACTTGCTCAG AGCAGAGCCTCTAG